In Archocentrus centrarchus isolate MPI-CPG fArcCen1 chromosome 1, fArcCen1, whole genome shotgun sequence, the following proteins share a genomic window:
- the LOC115773174 gene encoding peroxisome proliferator-activated receptor gamma coactivator-related protein 1 isoform X1, translated as MNCNKTTEDQQPKGQAKAKSLSLQQYRQLRQRRQPLVEKQGNNTTKWPSVPEPPKELTPILCLQKQNSCRPKTAHHYPDLRKPDYMSSCRVSSTHRLQPSEARSSTHSRLNRQSTESKVISPTSPLAGGIVPERKKSPVKKPTPLSSDPPNPVLLPLPVLQIASPSTSNSSSASKVEFSSRDSSLQGNRQLQEIHNESSAATLQRQTFSSELNPQVSALIKDCNQESTALLQDMKTVFTEIPPDDSSTSQEQKTSQCIKPQIQKCSLSSLKDSQPLARTPPALSPDTKRPIKCSSVTPHFSQPLQSHIDASGSATEVQTHSMSPPEEPPPPQSGCRVQGATAGSGIEASDLTSLLEQFEETQAKEEGVCENEPALVRAASLPLMPSVGPLESLSTSETQKLQTLEGMDVPEPLSTEIILSTQQPARRKNPLSKVIQIIDPRPLPSRKTHTTPSESRATRASPHMYAHISSDHDYCGSVDHSPANAFQRSRAKPSLLKDASQTTNDQHMMTQDLNAAGEEKTQITTVLLHHSEQPRTRSEIDKALQFANCATTEDNRTSGNKTAPCTFPTPPPSPPVRGREKRRYRRRSPRSDSSSGSRSSSSSSSSSSASRSPKRLRLHHKRSESSSCSSSPSCSVSRSPPRRYRSRRYTSRSSRSRSRSWSTSRSRSPSPQICCRRWRDFCSSRESRKLRREHDMRIQKLKAIDERRVVYVGRIRRSMTHDELRERFSQFGEVECVSLHFRDRGDHYGFVTFYNMEDAFAAIDNGGKLRQPDELPFDICFGGRRQFCSSDYTDLDANRDAEASPSRTRFEDLDFDSLLKQAQRGSKR; from the exons ATGAATTGTAACAAGACTACTGAGGACCAGCAGCCTAAAGGTCAGGCCAAGGCCAAATCACTCAGCCTCCAACAGTACAGACAGCTGCGCCAGAGGAGACAGCCCCTGGTAGAGAAACAGGGGAACAACACTACCAAATGGCCCTCAGTTCCTGAGCCCCCTAAGGAACTGACCCCCATCCTCTGtttgcagaaacaaaacagctgcagaCCAAAGACAGCACATCACTATCCGGACCTCCGTAAACCTGACTACATGTCATCCTGTCGTGTCTCTTCAACACACAGGCTTCAGCCCTCTGAGGCCAGATCTTCCACTCACAGCAGACTAAACCGCCAGAGCACTGAATCCAAAGTCATTTCACCTACCAGTCCACTGGCAGGTGGCATTGTTCCTGAACGCAAGAAAAGTCCAGTGAAGAAGCCAACACCACTTAGCAGTGATCCCCCAAATCCTGTCCTCCTTCCCCTGCCAGTTCTTCAGATAGCATCACCATCCACTTCCAACTCCTCATCAGCATCTAAAGTGGAGTTTTCCTCCAGAGATTCGAGTCTGCAGGGTAACAGACAGCTGCAAGAAATCCATAATGAATCCTCAGCTGCAACTCTTCAGAGACAGACATTTTCCTCAGAGCTAAATCCCCAGGTGTCAGCTCTAATCAAAGATTGTAACCAAGAGAGCACTGCACTGCTTCAGGACATGAAGACAGTGTTTACTGAAATACCTCCAGATGATTCCTCTACCTCTCAGGAACAAAAAACTTCACAATGCATAAAACCACAGATTCAAAAATGCAGTCTGAGCTCACTGAAAGATTCCCAGCCCTTAGCAAGAACTCCACCGGCACTGAGTCCTGATACAAAGAGACCGATAAAATGCTCCTCCGTCACCCCACATTTCAGTCAGCCACTTCAGTCTCACATAGATGCTTCTGGATCAGCAACAGAGGTCCAAACTCACAGCATGAGTCCTCCTGAGGAACCACCACCCCCTCAATCTGGGTGCAGAGTGCAGGGAGCAACAGCCGGCTCAG GAATTGAAGCGTCTGATCTGACCAGCTTGCTGGAACAGTTTGAGGAAACACAAG ctAAAGAAGAGGGAGTTTGTGAGAACGAGCCCGCTCTTGTTCGTGCTGCTTCATTACCGTTGATGCCCTCTGTGGGACCACTTGAATCTTTAAGCACTTCAGAAACTCAGAAGCTCCAAACATTGGAGGGTATGGATGTCCCTGAGCCCCTCAGCACTGAAATAATCCTGAGCACTCAGCAGCCTGCAAGACGGAAAAATCCTCTATCCAAGGTCATTCAGATAATTGACCCCCGTCCTCTGCCGTCCAGGAAGACTCACACAACTCCGTCAGAGTCACGTGCAACTCGTGCTTCTCCTCACATGTATGCACACATATCCTCCGATCATGATTACTGTGGTTCTGTAGATCATTCTCCTGCTAATGCTTTTCAGCGTAGCAGAGCTAAGCCCTCTTTACTCAAGGATGCTTCTCAAACCACAAATGACCAGCACATGATGACCCAGGACTTAAATGCTGCAGGTGAAGAGAAAACCCAGATCACAACTGTGCTTCTGCATCACTCAGAGCAACCCAGGACCAGATCAGAGATAGACAAAGCTCTGCAGTTTGCAAATTGTGCTACCACAGAAGATAATAGGACAAGTGGAAACAAGACAGCTCCATGCACCTTCCCAACGCCTCCACCCAGCCCCCCTGtcagaggcagagagaagaggagataCAGGAGAAGATCACCACGGTCTGACTCAAGCTCCGGCTCCCGgtcctcatcctcttcttcctcctccagctctgcaTCTCGCTCTCCAAAAAGACTAAG GCTCCATCACAAGCGTTCGGAGAGCAGCTCGTGTTCATCATCCCCCTCTTGCTCCGTGTCCCGCTCCCCTCCTCGGCGCTACAGGTCAAGGCGCTACACGTCAAGATCCAGCAGGTCAAGATCCAGATCTTGGTCCACATCCCGGTCCAGGTCACCATCCCCACAAATATGCTGTAGGCGGTGGAGAGACTTTTGTAG cagcagagagtcCAGGAAGCTCAGGAGAGAGCACGACATGAGGATTCAGAAACTGAAAGCCATA GATGAACGGCGGGTGGTGTATGTCGGCCGTATCCGCAGGTCCATGACTCACGACGAACTGAGAGAACGCTTCTCTCAGTTTGGAGAAGTGGAGTGTGTGTCACTTCACTTCAGGGATAGAGG TGACCACTATGGCTTTGTTACATTCTACAATATGGAAGATGCTTTTGCAGCCATCGATAATGGTGGAAAACTACGGCAGCCCGATGAGCTGCCGTTTGACATCTGCTTCGGTGGAAGAAGGCAGTTTTGTAGTTCAGACTACACAGATCTCG ATGCAAACAGAGACGCAGAAGCGTCTCCTTCCAGGACCAGGTTTGAGGACCTCGACTTTGATTCGTTGCTGAAGCAGGCCCAGAGAGGATCAAAGAGGTAG
- the LOC115773174 gene encoding peroxisome proliferator-activated receptor gamma coactivator-related protein 1 isoform X4 has translation MNCNKTTEDQQPKGQAKAKSLSLQQYRQLRQRRQPLVEKQGNNTTKWPSVPEPPKELTPILCLQKQNSCRPKTAHHYPDLRKPDYMSSCRVSSTHRLQPSEARSSTHSRLNRQSTESKVISPTSPLAGGIVPERKKSPVKKPTPLSSDPPNPVLLPLPVLQIASPSTSNSSSASKVEFSSRDSSLQGNRQLQEIHNESSAATLQRQTFSSELNPQVSALIKDCNQESTALLQDMKTVFTEIPPDDSSTSQEQKTSQCIKPQIQKCSLSSLKDSQPLARTPPALSPDTKRPIKCSSVTPHFSQPLQSHIDASGSATEVQTHSMSPPEEPPPPQSGCRVQGATAGSGIEASDLTSLLEQFEETQAKEEGVCENEPALVRAASLPLMPSVGPLESLSTSETQKLQTLEGMDVPEPLSTEIILSTQQPARRKNPLSKVIQIIDPRPLPSRKTHTTPSESRATRASPHIRAKPSLLKDASQTTNDQHMMTQDLNAAGEEKTQITTVLLHHSEQPRTRSEIDKALQFANCATTEDNRTSGNKTAPCTFPTPPPSPPVRGREKRRYRRRSPRSDSSSGSRSSSSSSSSSSASRSPKRLRLHHKRSESSSCSSSPSCSVSRSPPRRYRSRRYTSRSSRSRSRSWSTSRSRSPSPQICCRRWRDFCSSRESRKLRREHDMRIQKLKAIDERRVVYVGRIRRSMTHDELRERFSQFGEVECVSLHFRDRGDHYGFVTFYNMEDAFAAIDNGGKLRQPDELPFDICFGGRRQFCSSDYTDLDANRDAEASPSRTRFEDLDFDSLLKQAQRGSKR, from the exons ATGAATTGTAACAAGACTACTGAGGACCAGCAGCCTAAAGGTCAGGCCAAGGCCAAATCACTCAGCCTCCAACAGTACAGACAGCTGCGCCAGAGGAGACAGCCCCTGGTAGAGAAACAGGGGAACAACACTACCAAATGGCCCTCAGTTCCTGAGCCCCCTAAGGAACTGACCCCCATCCTCTGtttgcagaaacaaaacagctgcagaCCAAAGACAGCACATCACTATCCGGACCTCCGTAAACCTGACTACATGTCATCCTGTCGTGTCTCTTCAACACACAGGCTTCAGCCCTCTGAGGCCAGATCTTCCACTCACAGCAGACTAAACCGCCAGAGCACTGAATCCAAAGTCATTTCACCTACCAGTCCACTGGCAGGTGGCATTGTTCCTGAACGCAAGAAAAGTCCAGTGAAGAAGCCAACACCACTTAGCAGTGATCCCCCAAATCCTGTCCTCCTTCCCCTGCCAGTTCTTCAGATAGCATCACCATCCACTTCCAACTCCTCATCAGCATCTAAAGTGGAGTTTTCCTCCAGAGATTCGAGTCTGCAGGGTAACAGACAGCTGCAAGAAATCCATAATGAATCCTCAGCTGCAACTCTTCAGAGACAGACATTTTCCTCAGAGCTAAATCCCCAGGTGTCAGCTCTAATCAAAGATTGTAACCAAGAGAGCACTGCACTGCTTCAGGACATGAAGACAGTGTTTACTGAAATACCTCCAGATGATTCCTCTACCTCTCAGGAACAAAAAACTTCACAATGCATAAAACCACAGATTCAAAAATGCAGTCTGAGCTCACTGAAAGATTCCCAGCCCTTAGCAAGAACTCCACCGGCACTGAGTCCTGATACAAAGAGACCGATAAAATGCTCCTCCGTCACCCCACATTTCAGTCAGCCACTTCAGTCTCACATAGATGCTTCTGGATCAGCAACAGAGGTCCAAACTCACAGCATGAGTCCTCCTGAGGAACCACCACCCCCTCAATCTGGGTGCAGAGTGCAGGGAGCAACAGCCGGCTCAG GAATTGAAGCGTCTGATCTGACCAGCTTGCTGGAACAGTTTGAGGAAACACAAG ctAAAGAAGAGGGAGTTTGTGAGAACGAGCCCGCTCTTGTTCGTGCTGCTTCATTACCGTTGATGCCCTCTGTGGGACCACTTGAATCTTTAAGCACTTCAGAAACTCAGAAGCTCCAAACATTGGAGGGTATGGATGTCCCTGAGCCCCTCAGCACTGAAATAATCCTGAGCACTCAGCAGCCTGCAAGACGGAAAAATCCTCTATCCAAGGTCATTCAGATAATTGACCCCCGTCCTCTGCCGTCCAGGAAGACTCACACAACTCCGTCAGAGTCACGTGCAACTCGTGCTTCTCCTCACAT CAGAGCTAAGCCCTCTTTACTCAAGGATGCTTCTCAAACCACAAATGACCAGCACATGATGACCCAGGACTTAAATGCTGCAGGTGAAGAGAAAACCCAGATCACAACTGTGCTTCTGCATCACTCAGAGCAACCCAGGACCAGATCAGAGATAGACAAAGCTCTGCAGTTTGCAAATTGTGCTACCACAGAAGATAATAGGACAAGTGGAAACAAGACAGCTCCATGCACCTTCCCAACGCCTCCACCCAGCCCCCCTGtcagaggcagagagaagaggagataCAGGAGAAGATCACCACGGTCTGACTCAAGCTCCGGCTCCCGgtcctcatcctcttcttcctcctccagctctgcaTCTCGCTCTCCAAAAAGACTAAG GCTCCATCACAAGCGTTCGGAGAGCAGCTCGTGTTCATCATCCCCCTCTTGCTCCGTGTCCCGCTCCCCTCCTCGGCGCTACAGGTCAAGGCGCTACACGTCAAGATCCAGCAGGTCAAGATCCAGATCTTGGTCCACATCCCGGTCCAGGTCACCATCCCCACAAATATGCTGTAGGCGGTGGAGAGACTTTTGTAG cagcagagagtcCAGGAAGCTCAGGAGAGAGCACGACATGAGGATTCAGAAACTGAAAGCCATA GATGAACGGCGGGTGGTGTATGTCGGCCGTATCCGCAGGTCCATGACTCACGACGAACTGAGAGAACGCTTCTCTCAGTTTGGAGAAGTGGAGTGTGTGTCACTTCACTTCAGGGATAGAGG TGACCACTATGGCTTTGTTACATTCTACAATATGGAAGATGCTTTTGCAGCCATCGATAATGGTGGAAAACTACGGCAGCCCGATGAGCTGCCGTTTGACATCTGCTTCGGTGGAAGAAGGCAGTTTTGTAGTTCAGACTACACAGATCTCG ATGCAAACAGAGACGCAGAAGCGTCTCCTTCCAGGACCAGGTTTGAGGACCTCGACTTTGATTCGTTGCTGAAGCAGGCCCAGAGAGGATCAAAGAGGTAG
- the LOC115773174 gene encoding peroxisome proliferator-activated receptor gamma coactivator-related protein 1 isoform X2, producing the protein MNCNKTTEDQQPKGQAKAKSLSLQQYRQLRQRRQPLVEKQGNNTTKWPSVPEPPKELTPILCLQKQNSCRPKTAHHYPDLRKPDYMSSCRVSSTHRLQPSEARSSTHSRLNRQSTESKVISPTSPLAGGIVPERKKSPVKKPTPLSSDPPNPVLLPLPVLQIASPSTSNSSSASKVEFSSRDSSLQGNRQLQEIHNESSAATLQRQTFSSELNPQVSALIKDCNQESTALLQDMKTVFTEIPPDDSSTSQEQKTSQCIKPQIQKCSLSSLKDSQPLARTPPALSPDTKRPIKCSSVTPHFSQPLQSHIDASGSATEVQTHSMSPPEEPPPPQSGCRVQGATAGSGIEASDLTSLLEQFEETQAKEEGVCENEPALVRAASLPLMPSVGPLESLSTSETQKLQTLEGMDVPEPLSTEIILSTQQPARRKNPLSKVIQIIDPRPLPSRKTHTTPSESRATRASPHMYAHISSDHDYCGSVDHSPANAFQRSRAKPSLLKDASQTTNDQHMMTQDLNAAGEEKTQITTVLLHHSEQPRTRSEIDKALQFANCATTEDNRTSGNKTAPCTFPTPPPSPPVRGREKRRYRRRSPRSDSSSGSRSSSSSSSSSSASRSPKRLRLHHKRSESSSCSSSPSCSVSRSPPRRYRSRRYTSRSSRSRSRSWSTSRSRSPSPQICCRRWRDFCSRESRKLRREHDMRIQKLKAIDERRVVYVGRIRRSMTHDELRERFSQFGEVECVSLHFRDRGDHYGFVTFYNMEDAFAAIDNGGKLRQPDELPFDICFGGRRQFCSSDYTDLDANRDAEASPSRTRFEDLDFDSLLKQAQRGSKR; encoded by the exons ATGAATTGTAACAAGACTACTGAGGACCAGCAGCCTAAAGGTCAGGCCAAGGCCAAATCACTCAGCCTCCAACAGTACAGACAGCTGCGCCAGAGGAGACAGCCCCTGGTAGAGAAACAGGGGAACAACACTACCAAATGGCCCTCAGTTCCTGAGCCCCCTAAGGAACTGACCCCCATCCTCTGtttgcagaaacaaaacagctgcagaCCAAAGACAGCACATCACTATCCGGACCTCCGTAAACCTGACTACATGTCATCCTGTCGTGTCTCTTCAACACACAGGCTTCAGCCCTCTGAGGCCAGATCTTCCACTCACAGCAGACTAAACCGCCAGAGCACTGAATCCAAAGTCATTTCACCTACCAGTCCACTGGCAGGTGGCATTGTTCCTGAACGCAAGAAAAGTCCAGTGAAGAAGCCAACACCACTTAGCAGTGATCCCCCAAATCCTGTCCTCCTTCCCCTGCCAGTTCTTCAGATAGCATCACCATCCACTTCCAACTCCTCATCAGCATCTAAAGTGGAGTTTTCCTCCAGAGATTCGAGTCTGCAGGGTAACAGACAGCTGCAAGAAATCCATAATGAATCCTCAGCTGCAACTCTTCAGAGACAGACATTTTCCTCAGAGCTAAATCCCCAGGTGTCAGCTCTAATCAAAGATTGTAACCAAGAGAGCACTGCACTGCTTCAGGACATGAAGACAGTGTTTACTGAAATACCTCCAGATGATTCCTCTACCTCTCAGGAACAAAAAACTTCACAATGCATAAAACCACAGATTCAAAAATGCAGTCTGAGCTCACTGAAAGATTCCCAGCCCTTAGCAAGAACTCCACCGGCACTGAGTCCTGATACAAAGAGACCGATAAAATGCTCCTCCGTCACCCCACATTTCAGTCAGCCACTTCAGTCTCACATAGATGCTTCTGGATCAGCAACAGAGGTCCAAACTCACAGCATGAGTCCTCCTGAGGAACCACCACCCCCTCAATCTGGGTGCAGAGTGCAGGGAGCAACAGCCGGCTCAG GAATTGAAGCGTCTGATCTGACCAGCTTGCTGGAACAGTTTGAGGAAACACAAG ctAAAGAAGAGGGAGTTTGTGAGAACGAGCCCGCTCTTGTTCGTGCTGCTTCATTACCGTTGATGCCCTCTGTGGGACCACTTGAATCTTTAAGCACTTCAGAAACTCAGAAGCTCCAAACATTGGAGGGTATGGATGTCCCTGAGCCCCTCAGCACTGAAATAATCCTGAGCACTCAGCAGCCTGCAAGACGGAAAAATCCTCTATCCAAGGTCATTCAGATAATTGACCCCCGTCCTCTGCCGTCCAGGAAGACTCACACAACTCCGTCAGAGTCACGTGCAACTCGTGCTTCTCCTCACATGTATGCACACATATCCTCCGATCATGATTACTGTGGTTCTGTAGATCATTCTCCTGCTAATGCTTTTCAGCGTAGCAGAGCTAAGCCCTCTTTACTCAAGGATGCTTCTCAAACCACAAATGACCAGCACATGATGACCCAGGACTTAAATGCTGCAGGTGAAGAGAAAACCCAGATCACAACTGTGCTTCTGCATCACTCAGAGCAACCCAGGACCAGATCAGAGATAGACAAAGCTCTGCAGTTTGCAAATTGTGCTACCACAGAAGATAATAGGACAAGTGGAAACAAGACAGCTCCATGCACCTTCCCAACGCCTCCACCCAGCCCCCCTGtcagaggcagagagaagaggagataCAGGAGAAGATCACCACGGTCTGACTCAAGCTCCGGCTCCCGgtcctcatcctcttcttcctcctccagctctgcaTCTCGCTCTCCAAAAAGACTAAG GCTCCATCACAAGCGTTCGGAGAGCAGCTCGTGTTCATCATCCCCCTCTTGCTCCGTGTCCCGCTCCCCTCCTCGGCGCTACAGGTCAAGGCGCTACACGTCAAGATCCAGCAGGTCAAGATCCAGATCTTGGTCCACATCCCGGTCCAGGTCACCATCCCCACAAATATGCTGTAGGCGGTGGAGAGACTTTTGTAG cagagagtcCAGGAAGCTCAGGAGAGAGCACGACATGAGGATTCAGAAACTGAAAGCCATA GATGAACGGCGGGTGGTGTATGTCGGCCGTATCCGCAGGTCCATGACTCACGACGAACTGAGAGAACGCTTCTCTCAGTTTGGAGAAGTGGAGTGTGTGTCACTTCACTTCAGGGATAGAGG TGACCACTATGGCTTTGTTACATTCTACAATATGGAAGATGCTTTTGCAGCCATCGATAATGGTGGAAAACTACGGCAGCCCGATGAGCTGCCGTTTGACATCTGCTTCGGTGGAAGAAGGCAGTTTTGTAGTTCAGACTACACAGATCTCG ATGCAAACAGAGACGCAGAAGCGTCTCCTTCCAGGACCAGGTTTGAGGACCTCGACTTTGATTCGTTGCTGAAGCAGGCCCAGAGAGGATCAAAGAGGTAG
- the LOC115773174 gene encoding peroxisome proliferator-activated receptor gamma coactivator-related protein 1 isoform X5 — protein sequence MNCNKTTEDQQPKGQAKAKSLSLQQYRQLRQRRQPLVEKQGNNTTKWPSVPEPPKELTPILCLQKQNSCRPKTAHHYPDLRKPDYMSSCRVSSTHRLQPSEARSSTHSRLNRQSTESKVISPTSPLAGGIVPERKKSPVKKPTPLSSDPPNPVLLPLPVLQIASPSTSNSSSASKVEFSSRDSSLQGNRQLQEIHNESSAATLQRQTFSSELNPQVSALIKDCNQESTALLQDMKTVFTEIPPDDSSTSQEQKTSQCIKPQIQKCSLSSLKDSQPLARTPPALSPDTKRPIKCSSVTPHFSQPLQSHIDASGSATEVQTHSMSPPEEPPPPQSGCRVQGATAGSGIEASDLTSLLEQFEETQAKEEGVCENEPALVRAASLPLMPSVGPLESLSTSETQKLQTLEGMDVPEPLSTEIILSTQQPARRKNPLSKVIQIIDPRPLPSRKTHTTPSESRATRASPHMYAHISSDHDYCGSVDHSPANAFQRSRAKPSLLKDASQTTNDQRSESSSCSSSPSCSVSRSPPRRYRSRRYTSRSSRSRSRSWSTSRSRSPSPQICCRRWRDFCSSRESRKLRREHDMRIQKLKAIDERRVVYVGRIRRSMTHDELRERFSQFGEVECVSLHFRDRGDHYGFVTFYNMEDAFAAIDNGGKLRQPDELPFDICFGGRRQFCSSDYTDLDANRDAEASPSRTRFEDLDFDSLLKQAQRGSKR from the exons ATGAATTGTAACAAGACTACTGAGGACCAGCAGCCTAAAGGTCAGGCCAAGGCCAAATCACTCAGCCTCCAACAGTACAGACAGCTGCGCCAGAGGAGACAGCCCCTGGTAGAGAAACAGGGGAACAACACTACCAAATGGCCCTCAGTTCCTGAGCCCCCTAAGGAACTGACCCCCATCCTCTGtttgcagaaacaaaacagctgcagaCCAAAGACAGCACATCACTATCCGGACCTCCGTAAACCTGACTACATGTCATCCTGTCGTGTCTCTTCAACACACAGGCTTCAGCCCTCTGAGGCCAGATCTTCCACTCACAGCAGACTAAACCGCCAGAGCACTGAATCCAAAGTCATTTCACCTACCAGTCCACTGGCAGGTGGCATTGTTCCTGAACGCAAGAAAAGTCCAGTGAAGAAGCCAACACCACTTAGCAGTGATCCCCCAAATCCTGTCCTCCTTCCCCTGCCAGTTCTTCAGATAGCATCACCATCCACTTCCAACTCCTCATCAGCATCTAAAGTGGAGTTTTCCTCCAGAGATTCGAGTCTGCAGGGTAACAGACAGCTGCAAGAAATCCATAATGAATCCTCAGCTGCAACTCTTCAGAGACAGACATTTTCCTCAGAGCTAAATCCCCAGGTGTCAGCTCTAATCAAAGATTGTAACCAAGAGAGCACTGCACTGCTTCAGGACATGAAGACAGTGTTTACTGAAATACCTCCAGATGATTCCTCTACCTCTCAGGAACAAAAAACTTCACAATGCATAAAACCACAGATTCAAAAATGCAGTCTGAGCTCACTGAAAGATTCCCAGCCCTTAGCAAGAACTCCACCGGCACTGAGTCCTGATACAAAGAGACCGATAAAATGCTCCTCCGTCACCCCACATTTCAGTCAGCCACTTCAGTCTCACATAGATGCTTCTGGATCAGCAACAGAGGTCCAAACTCACAGCATGAGTCCTCCTGAGGAACCACCACCCCCTCAATCTGGGTGCAGAGTGCAGGGAGCAACAGCCGGCTCAG GAATTGAAGCGTCTGATCTGACCAGCTTGCTGGAACAGTTTGAGGAAACACAAG ctAAAGAAGAGGGAGTTTGTGAGAACGAGCCCGCTCTTGTTCGTGCTGCTTCATTACCGTTGATGCCCTCTGTGGGACCACTTGAATCTTTAAGCACTTCAGAAACTCAGAAGCTCCAAACATTGGAGGGTATGGATGTCCCTGAGCCCCTCAGCACTGAAATAATCCTGAGCACTCAGCAGCCTGCAAGACGGAAAAATCCTCTATCCAAGGTCATTCAGATAATTGACCCCCGTCCTCTGCCGTCCAGGAAGACTCACACAACTCCGTCAGAGTCACGTGCAACTCGTGCTTCTCCTCACATGTATGCACACATATCCTCCGATCATGATTACTGTGGTTCTGTAGATCATTCTCCTGCTAATGCTTTTCAGCGTAGCAGAGCTAAGCCCTCTTTACTCAAGGATGCTTCTCAAACCACAAATGACC AGCGTTCGGAGAGCAGCTCGTGTTCATCATCCCCCTCTTGCTCCGTGTCCCGCTCCCCTCCTCGGCGCTACAGGTCAAGGCGCTACACGTCAAGATCCAGCAGGTCAAGATCCAGATCTTGGTCCACATCCCGGTCCAGGTCACCATCCCCACAAATATGCTGTAGGCGGTGGAGAGACTTTTGTAG cagcagagagtcCAGGAAGCTCAGGAGAGAGCACGACATGAGGATTCAGAAACTGAAAGCCATA GATGAACGGCGGGTGGTGTATGTCGGCCGTATCCGCAGGTCCATGACTCACGACGAACTGAGAGAACGCTTCTCTCAGTTTGGAGAAGTGGAGTGTGTGTCACTTCACTTCAGGGATAGAGG TGACCACTATGGCTTTGTTACATTCTACAATATGGAAGATGCTTTTGCAGCCATCGATAATGGTGGAAAACTACGGCAGCCCGATGAGCTGCCGTTTGACATCTGCTTCGGTGGAAGAAGGCAGTTTTGTAGTTCAGACTACACAGATCTCG ATGCAAACAGAGACGCAGAAGCGTCTCCTTCCAGGACCAGGTTTGAGGACCTCGACTTTGATTCGTTGCTGAAGCAGGCCCAGAGAGGATCAAAGAGGTAG